A DNA window from Choristoneura fumiferana chromosome 2, NRCan_CFum_1, whole genome shotgun sequence contains the following coding sequences:
- the LOC141445411 gene encoding uncharacterized protein (The sequence of the model RefSeq protein was modified relative to this genomic sequence to represent the inferred CDS: added 155 bases not found in genome assembly), with translation MSKELLGLIAEQEQAMGIIQKMQINFKNTGKARLTRGYVKARKETLEEYWKNFVETNREIIKTVNKEDMEHHSYFINDYYSTYEEFYIDLKAEMTDILEDTSQISNQMNQSQHPSKSEEIKLPKITIPQFTGNYQDWTSFHDLFISLIHNNINLGNVQKLHYLKSCLSGEPEHLLKHLPVTDSNYNLAWSMLKSRYDNKRIIVNSILSRLINQRKINTGTAKSIRELLDTTIECLNKLKAEGVNTESWDTIIIHLIVSKLDTETHKAWEEEVSDMNINELPSMSKFSKFLEKRFRVLEMIQPIQSTNQNAKTNVQSEHYHEIEITSLFVDTEIHKCAYCNQDHRIFQCREFQQLILEEKIDVVQSKRLCFNCLIPGHPARYCINKSSCHICGKRHHTLLHRGYTYSHSHEREKLKRTREIEHEKQIREAKHERQNREIKHEKQNREIKQQKQSREINQEIDNNEKYQPETKNEQVGREINNHEEKGVDELHDKTMTKYKEYYIKKIEMKHNTRIENQKQSTPNFNSGESRLQNLNSIAKSSRQSQTEENNYKTHKQKFN, from the coding sequence TTTTGTGGAGACAAATcgagaaataataaaaacagtaaataaagaAGACATGGAACATCATTCATATTTCATCAACGATTATTATTCGACATACGAAGAATTTTACATTGATTTAAAAGCGGAGATGACAGACATATTAGAAGACACTTCACAAATTTCAAACCAAATGAATCAGAGCCAACACCCGAGTAAAAGCGAAGAAATTAAACTACCGAAAATAACCATTCCACAATTCACCGGCAACTATCAAGATTGGACGTCATTCCATGATTTATTCATATCACTCATCCACAATAACATCAATTTAGGAAATGTTCAGAAACTGCATTATCTGAAGAGTTGTCTGTCAGGTGAACCAGAGCATCTACTGAAACACTTACCGGTCACTGATAGTAACTACAACTTAGCATGGAGTATGTTAAAAAGCAGATATGACAACAAACGCATCATTGTTAATTCGATCTTGAGCAGATTAATCAACCAGAGAAAAATAAACACAGGAACTGCCAAGTCGATTCGAGAGCTGCTAGATACCACCATAGAATGCCTGAACAAACTGAAAGCAGAAGGAGTCAACACTGAATCATGGGATACCATCATCATTCATCTTATAGTTTCCAAACTTGACACCGAAACTCATAAAGCGTGGGAAGAAGAAGTGAGCGACATGAACATTAACGAGTTACCATCAATGTCCAAGTTTTCAAAATTCCTAGAAAAACGATTTCGAGTTTTAGAGATGATACAACCAATTCAGAGTACAAACCAAAACGCTAAAACGAACGTCCAGAGTGAGCATTATCATGAAATCGAAATTACATCATTATTTGTAGACACAGAGATCCATAAGTGCGCATATTGCAACCAAGACCACCGCATATTTCAATGCAGAGAATTTCAACAACTTATACTTGAGGAGAAGATAGACGTTGTACAGAGCAAGAGACTGTGCTTTAACTGTCTTATACCTGGCCACCCAGCAAGGTATTGTATAAACAAATCATCCTGTCACATCTGTGGAAAAAGACACCATACACTGTTGCATAGAGGTTACACATACAGCCATTCCCATGAGAGAGAAAAACTTAAGAGAACAAGAGAGATAGAACATGAGAAACAAATCAGAGAAGCAAAACATGAGAGACAAAACAGAGAAATAAAACATGAGAAACAAAACAGAGAGATAAAACAACAGAAACAGAGCAGAGAGATAAACCAAGAGATTGATAACAATGAAAAATACCAACCAGAAACaaaaaacgagcaagtaggaAGAGAGATAAATAATCACGAAGAGAAAGGAGTAGATGAGTTACATGATAAAACAATGACAAAGTATAAAGAATACTACATAAAGAAGATAGAGATGAAGCACAACACAAGAATAGAAAATCAGAAACAATCAACACCAAATTTTAATTCAGGAGAATCCAGACTACAAAATTTGAATTCAATAGCGAAAAGTTCACGACAAAGCCAAAcagaagaaaataattataaaacgcacaaacaaaagtttaattag
- the LOC141445393 gene encoding E3 ubiquitin-protein ligase TRIM9-like, with translation MEEELRCFVCKEFYREPVLLPCGHALCRVCAVGLQSPVHEADGAAATDYQEADKASVSSETDSGVVCGSRPNSYAGTPAATAYHNAAFSLTCPVCTKQVYLDDNGAEGLPPFRVMRTIVERFGGVTGAPPAEEACQMCEGERRAAIVRCEQCSVRYCAGCRDAWHPIRGPLAQHELRTLGTTCTDHGSPPVLYCNTCLVPICQRCVNERHSSHVTQPLSSAARAHKTELSQSLQQLSEQAKAMTEYIQVVKGTGEQMNVSITMLTFQVVLSCTSRSSQSTLGLHWKLRP, from the exons ATGGAAGAGGAATTACGATGCTTCGTCTGTAAGGAATTTTACAGAGAGCCAGTGCTACTGCCATGCGGACATGCCCTTTGTCGCGTGTGTGCGGTTGGCCTGCAGAGCCCGGTGCACGAAGCCGATGGCGCCGCGGCCACGGACTACCAGGAGGCGGACAAGGCTTCGGTGTCCAGCGAAACGGACAGCGGCGTGGTTTGCGGCTCGCGGCCTAACAGCTATGCTGGCACACCTGCCGCTACCGCATATCACAACGCAGCTTTCAGTTTGACATGCCCTGTATGCACCAAGCAAGTGTACTTAGACGACAATGGAGCAGAGGGCCTGCCACCGTTCCGCGTTATGCGGACTATTGTTGAACGCTTTGGAGGCGTTACTGGCGCACCACCCGCCGAAGAAGCTTGTCAGATGTGTGAAGGTGAGAGGCGAGCAGCCATAGTGAGGTGCGAGCAATGCTCAGTGCGTTACTGTGCGGGTTGCAGAGATGCTTGGCATCCTATCCGTGGGCCTCTTGCGCAGCATGAACTAAGGACCCTTGGCACAACATGCACTGACCATGGATCCCCGCCTGTCCTGTACTGTAATACTTGCCTAGTCCCTATATGCCAGCGATGTGTAAATGAAAGGCATTCTTCACATGTTACACAACCTTTATCAAGCGCAGCTCGTGCACATAAG ACTGAACTATCACAATCACTACAGCAACTATCTGAACAAGCCAAAGCCATGACAGAATATATTCAAGTAGTAAAAGGAACTGGTGAACAAATGAATGTAAGTATAACAATGTTGACATTCCAAGTGGTGTTATCTTGTACTTCCCGAAGTTCTCAATCCACATTGGGGCTGCATTGGAAACTACGGCCCTAa